The DNA sequence GGCTTATTGGAAACATTCTTCATTACAACCTTGTGCCGGTAATACGTTTCCTTCCCCACAGTCCATGTTTTTGTGATTGAGTGAAGAAACTCTATGGGGGTGTCTGCAAGAACCATACTTTAttgtcaatttattattataggagtatgtgtgtgaatgtgaatGTGAATGTGGAAATGGGGATTATGTTTCAGTTCTTCACCTGATTTGGGTGTGGAGGCTGGTGTAGATGTGGGTGATGATCCTGTAAAATCAAAGGGGcgaaattatgatttatgatgGAAAGCATATCATTTGTATGTAAAAAGTCCCAAATGagaaattgttgttttttctATGTTCATATGTgcttttgtgtgtgtttaaTTCAAGAAAGCAGAAATCTCTCAGACCTTGTGGCTTGTGGTAAGGAGTGGAAGGTTTCGGTGTTTCTTTCTTATATGAATCTGCGAAAACAAGGCGAATTTGGTTGAGCAAATTCCATTGAAACCACATGAAACAAATGTCTCTAGAAAGATTTAGAGACGGGGAGTCGATTTACCTGCAGACTTTCCAGGAAGGCTGTGGAGTTTGCAGAATAGGCCTACAAGAGGGGCTGCTCCTGACAATGTTGGCTCAGTCTGCTCATAATTAGATCTATCATCGATGAACTCATCGTTGGCATTTGGACCGCCGACAAGGGCTCCATATATGATGTTAGGATTGGCCTCCAAGCGTTTGTACCACTTCTCAAATCCATCAACGCATCCCACTGCAGAACGGAGAAGGGAGATGGGAGCAATAGATGCACCTCTGTGATGAACATGGACCGGATAGTTGTCACCACAGCCGACTACATAGCTCAAGTTCTTGGGATTCTTGCCAAGAATGTAATCAGCCTGCCCCATAGATTGGTCTCAGTAGCAAATTCTACAGGAaacaggaagaagaagatgataagATATATACTTGTGATTTGGCAAACACTAGGAGATCTTGAGGCTGGAGTTGGGCTTCTGGGCATTTCACAACGCCTTTCGCCTTTGCAAGATATTCGGAGTAGACAGCAATAGCGAATGCAGCAGAGGCAGAATACTGTAGATTGTTCCATTGATGTAGATAGAGCAGTCCACCTAAAGAGAACCATAACAACATTGTTCAAAAATGGATGTTTCCTGCAAGAATATGGTCGAAAATGATGAAATCGAGATGCTGATGCTACTCACCAGGAGTCATTGGGACGTTGTAGCCGTCGTTCTTCTGCATGCAGGCACATGTGAAGTAATCAGCCTTGGCTTGATATTGCTGCAGTGTGGAAGTGTATGCTCCTCCACCTCCATCCATCAATACCTACACACATTTCAGACCACAAGGTAACCGTTTTACGACTAATTTTACCTTATAAGTAGGATATAATGAGCCCTTTTGTAAGAATTTGTGGGGTATTACCTTTGACAGAACAATCTGAACTCCAGCATACTTGTTGTCCCAAGAGAACTCCTTCACAGCCCATCCAGTTCCACCCAATGACTCACAGTTTTCGACGACATATTTCAGATAATACTCGTCATTTGTAGCGCGATACAGCCACGTTGCAGCCCACAGCAGCTCATCCTAGGATGCAAAAGTGCCAGAGTCAGTTCAAGAAACACAacattttttgaagaaaaaataatcttggAGATGGATTCAAACACATACTGAATAACCAGTTGATGTATAGAACTGCTTTGCACATGGAACAGAATCATGGTAAAAGCCTCTGAATCTGTCTGCAAATGAGAAAAGCTGCTTAGCATGCACTAGCAGAAGGTCAGAGTAGGCGGAATCATAAGGCTTGAAGGCAAGGCAGGCAGCGGCCAGGGCAGCAGCGGTTTCTCCCGCGAGGTCCGACCCGGGATGCTCGGGATCCAGCTTGTACGCCGTCCTTGGGCTTGTCATATCCTCTGCACGCTCCCAGCAGTAATGGTCCGACACTCCGTCTCCGACCTGCCATTGTCAGAACCGGAAAGAAGTAGTTGTAAAGTTGTCACACATGCGGTCTAGTCGGTGGAGTGACGAGCTTATGATCATAAAATAGTGTAGGATTGTGTACCTGTCCCCAAAGAACATTAGGCTGAGGATGAGCTTTTATGAAGTAATCTGTGCCCCATTTGATGGCTTCCAAAGTGGGTCCCATTTGATTGGACTTCACCAACTCTGTCTTGAAATCAACGGCGCTCCACGACAGCATCGTCGAAGCGAACGCCATGGGCAGCCCGAACTTTACATGATCTCCCCCATCGTAATATCCTCCAACCAAGTTCACCTGTTAATGTAGAGAAAACGTGTTTTATGTTTATGCGCTTACTCGTATTTTCGCACCCAAAAGAAGATTAGATTGTGTGAAGTCTAAGGTACGAACCCCTTGGCCATGACCGTCGCCAAGGCCTGAGTCACCGCGCCATTTTACATGCTGGTTCGCAGGTAGTTTACCCGACCGTTGTGCCTCGAAGAACAACAAAGTCTTGCTGAGGGCGTCACCGTAGTCGAATGCAGAGATGATGGTTGGGTGGAGGGAAAGTAAGGCAGCGAGCAAGGGCAGTATGTAACGTGATCGTGATGATGACTCTCTCATCATCTTGTTTTGTATTGAGCAAGCTAATGAGATGATCAATTCTATGTACGATATATATGAAtcatctctctctatatagtttgaatattattagtc is a window from the Salvia hispanica cultivar TCC Black 2014 chromosome 1, UniMelb_Shisp_WGS_1.0, whole genome shotgun sequence genome containing:
- the LOC125202602 gene encoding endoglucanase 5-like codes for the protein MMRESSSRSRYILPLLAALLSLHPTIISAFDYGDALSKTLLFFEAQRSGKLPANQHVKWRGDSGLGDGHGQGVNLVGGYYDGGDHVKFGLPMAFASTMLSWSAVDFKTELVKSNQMGPTLEAIKWGTDYFIKAHPQPNVLWGQVGDGVSDHYCWERAEDMTSPRTAYKLDPEHPGSDLAGETAAALAAACLAFKPYDSAYSDLLLVHAKQLFSFADRFRGFYHDSVPCAKQFYTSTGYSDELLWAATWLYRATNDEYYLKYVVENCESLGGTGWAVKEFSWDNKYAGVQIVLSKVLMDGGGGAYTSTLQQYQAKADYFTCACMQKNDGYNVPMTPGGLLYLHQWNNLQYSASAAFAIAVYSEYLAKAKGVVKCPEAQLQPQDLLVFAKSQADYILGKNPKNLSYVVGCGDNYPVHVHHRGASIAPISLLRSAVGCVDGFEKWYKRLEANPNIIYGALVGGPNANDEFIDDRSNYEQTEPTLSGAAPLVGLFCKLHSLPGKSADSYKKETPKPSTPYHKPQGSSPTSTPASTPKSDTPIEFLHSITKTWTVGKETYYRHKVVMKNVSNKPISEMKLYFENLTGSLWGLIPTKEKNMYQFPQWLKVLNPGSECSFVYIQGGAQAKISIQSYH